The Thunnus thynnus chromosome 22, fThuThy2.1, whole genome shotgun sequence genome includes a window with the following:
- the LOC137174731 gene encoding complement C1q-like protein 4: MDAFKEYLEAMEAQLKASQIQIEELKRKERTMVAFTAVAEYSGAHGPFSTDTTLVYNKVITNIGDAYNSCTGIFSAPVAGLYYFTFFYHAGGQHPSKLFLMKNCETIVMTTDHKSSHDSADNGGNVAFLQLKEGDQIFVRLGANTHVWGSSQTNFSGFLVRHM; the protein is encoded by the exons ATGGATGCCTTCAAAGAATACCTTGAAGCCATGGAAGCCCAGCTGAAGGCCAGCCAAATCCAGATTGAGGAACTGAAGAGAAAAG aGAGAACCATGGTGGCATTCACAGCTGTGGCAGAATACAGTGGGGCCCATGGACCCTTCAGCACAGACACAACTCTGGTTTACAACAAGGTGATTACAAACATTGGTGATGCCTACAATAGCTGCACAG GTATCTTCAGTGCACCTGTTGCAGGTCTTTATTATTTTACCTTCTTCTATCATGCTGGAGGACAACATCCATCAAAGCTGTTCCTGATGAAGAACTGCGAGACCATTGTCATGACAACTGATCACAAATCAAGCCATGACTCAGCTGATAATGGAGGAAATGTAGCATTCCTGCAGTTGAAGGAAGGTGATCAGATTTTTGTGCGCCTGGGTGCAAATACTCATGTTTGGGGATCAAGCCAAACCAACTTCAGTGGCTTTCTGGTCCGTCACATGTGA
- the LOC137174575 gene encoding complement C1q-like protein 4, translated as MDAFKEYLEAMAAQLKDSQIHIEGLKRKESIMVAFTAVAEYSGAHGPFNMDRTLVYNKVITNIGDAYNSCSGIFSAPVAGLYYFTFFYHAGGQHPSKLFLMKNCETIVMTTDHKSSNDSADNGGNAAFLQLKEGDQVFVRLGANTHVWGSCQTNFSGFLVRHM; from the exons ATGGATGCCTTCAAAGAATACCTGGAAGCCATGGCAGCCCAGCTGAAGGACAGCCAAATCCACATTGAGGGACTGAAGAGAAAAG aGAGCATCATGGTGGCATTCACTGCTGTGGCAGAATACAGTGGGGCCCATGGACCCTTCAACATGGACAGAACTCTGGTTTACAACAAGGTGATTACAAACATTGGTGATGCCTACAATAGCTGCTCAG GTATCTTCAGTGCACCTGTTGCAGGTCTTTATTATTTTACCTTCTTCTATCATGCTGGAGGACAACATCCATCAAAGCTGTTCCTGATGAAGAACTGCGAGACCATTGTCATGACAACTGATCACAAATCAAGCAATGACTCAGCTGATAATGGAGGAAATGCAGCATTCCTGCAGTTGAAGGAAGGTGATCAGGTTTTTGTGCGCCTGGGTGCAAATACTCATGTTTGGGGATCATGCCAAACCAACTTCAGTGGCTTTCTGGTCCGTCACATGTGA
- the LOC137174964 gene encoding complement C1q-like protein 4: MAQERTMVAFTALAEYGGAHGPFKMDTTLVYNEVITNIGDAYNSCTGIFCAPVAGVYYFTFFYHAGGEHKSRLSLMKNCETIVITSDHKSDSDGADNGGNVAFLQLQAGDQVFVRLDANHHLWAAERHTSLSGFLVRPM, from the exons ATGGCTCAAG AGAGAACCATGGTGGCATTCACTGCCCTGGCAGAATACGGTGGGGCTCATGGACCCTTCAAAATGGACACAACTCTGGTTTACAACGAGGTGATTACAAACATTGGTGATGCCTACAATAGCTGTACAG GTATCTTCTGTGCACCTGTTGCAggtgtttattattttacattcttCTACCATGCTGGAGGAGAACATAAGTCAAGGCTGTCCCTGATGAAGAACTGTGAGACCATTGTCATAACATCTGATCACAAATCAGACTCTGATGGAGCTGATAATGGAGGAAATGTAGCATTCCTGCAGTTGCAGGCAGGAGATCAGGTGTTTGTGCGCCTGGATGCAAATCATCATCTTTGGGCAGCTGAGAGACATACTAGCTTGAGTGGCTTTCTGGTCCGTCCCATGTGA